One stretch of Desulfovibrio sp. TomC DNA includes these proteins:
- a CDS encoding N-formylglutamate amidohydrolase — translation MSASWALLITCEHGGNAVPGDYAPFFADWGEVLASHRGFDLGALATAQALARAVAAPLLAATVSRLLVDLNRSVGHPRLFSGVTKGLPRAARQAILAAHYHPHREAVARLVADGLAGGATVLHIASHSFTPRLGEVTRHCDVGFLYDPGRIAEKTFCARWLRELACLDNDLIVRRNYPYRGVSDGLATALRRRFGERYMGVELEVNQRFALGGEESLTSVSDHLADALVRALGRKTVCL, via the coding sequence ATGTCGGCATCCTGGGCGCTTCTTATTACCTGTGAGCACGGCGGCAATGCCGTGCCCGGGGACTATGCCCCGTTTTTTGCCGACTGGGGCGAGGTCCTGGCCAGCCACCGGGGCTTCGACCTCGGCGCGCTGGCCACGGCCCAGGCGCTGGCCCGGGCCGTAGCCGCCCCGCTGCTCGCCGCCACGGTCAGCCGCCTGCTCGTGGACCTCAACCGTTCGGTCGGACATCCCCGGCTTTTCTCGGGTGTGACAAAGGGCCTGCCCCGCGCCGCCAGGCAGGCCATCCTGGCCGCCCACTACCATCCCCACCGCGAGGCCGTGGCTCGCTTGGTGGCCGACGGCTTGGCCGGCGGGGCAACCGTGCTCCACATTGCCAGCCACAGCTTCACCCCGCGCTTGGGCGAAGTAACCCGCCATTGCGATGTTGGCTTTCTCTACGATCCCGGCAGGATAGCGGAAAAAACGTTTTGCGCCCGCTGGTTGCGTGAGCTGGCTTGTCTGGACAATGATCTCATTGTGCGGCGCAACTATCCCTATCGCGGGGTATCCGACGGACTGGCGACCGCCTTGCGCCGCCGCTTCGGTGAGAGGTACATGGGCGTGGAATTGGAGGTGAACCAGCGGTTTGCCCTGGGCGGCGAGGAGTCGCTTACAAGTGTCAGCGACCACTTGGCCGACGCGCTCGTCCGGGCCTTGGGCAGGAAGACGGTCTGCCTGTAG